One segment of Thermococcus profundus DNA contains the following:
- a CDS encoding thymidine kinase — protein sequence MHPGGFLEVITGPMFAGKTTELIKRVERQIFAKKKAALFKPAIDNRYSERDVVAHNGLRYEAFVVPTTEEGVERIAEITLSEGYEVIGIDEVQFFPLSIVKTLNELADQGIYVIASGLNLDFKADPFPVTKELLVRADNIVYLTAVCTVCGKPATRSQRLIDGKPAPRNSPVIQVGGRESYEARCREHHIVPEG from the coding sequence ACGGAGCTCATCAAGAGGGTTGAGAGACAGATTTTCGCCAAGAAAAAGGCGGCGCTCTTTAAACCCGCCATAGACAACCGCTATTCGGAGAGAGACGTTGTTGCCCACAATGGACTTAGATACGAGGCCTTCGTTGTCCCAACTACCGAGGAAGGTGTTGAAAGGATAGCGGAGATAACGCTCAGCGAGGGGTATGAGGTTATAGGGATAGATGAAGTCCAGTTCTTCCCGCTTTCGATTGTTAAAACCCTAAACGAGCTGGCCGATCAAGGGATCTACGTCATAGCAAGCGGACTGAACCTCGACTTTAAAGCCGATCCATTCCCGGTTACAAAGGAGCTTCTCGTTAGAGCAGACAACATAGTTTATCTAACGGCAGTTTGCACCGTCTGCGGGAAGCCTGCAACGAGGAGTCAGAGGTTAATAGATGGAAAACCAGCACCCAGGAACTCGCCGGTCATACAGGTTGGGGGGAGGGAGAGCTATGAGGCGAGGTGCAGGGAGCACCACATCGTCCCTGAGGGGTGA
- a CDS encoding DUF371 domain-containing protein, with protein MRRGAGSTTSSLRGELVEVIHCRGHPNVKATHRSTLEFTKEDYLTPRGDCIICIEADRGINDLSEEFKKALREGKRLQIRIRVGDLTDEVIAEGSEDLILDHPYSMVIRKSDYIDARTLAVRANKAARDIDRRIVEMLKKPETEAEVELRILD; from the coding sequence ATGAGGCGAGGTGCAGGGAGCACCACATCGTCCCTGAGGGGTGAGCTGGTGGAGGTAATCCACTGCCGAGGACACCCGAACGTGAAGGCCACCCACCGCTCGACGCTGGAGTTCACGAAGGAGGACTATTTAACCCCAAGGGGTGACTGTATCATATGCATTGAAGCTGACAGGGGCATCAACGACCTGAGCGAGGAATTCAAAAAAGCCCTAAGGGAAGGAAAAAGGCTCCAGATAAGAATAAGGGTCGGCGATCTAACAGACGAAGTTATCGCAGAGGGGAGCGAAGATCTGATACTTGACCACCCGTACTCCATGGTGATCAGAAAGAGCGACTACATCGATGCCAGAACCCTAGCGGTCCGGGCCAACAAGGCCGCCAGGGACATAGACAGGAGGATAGTCGAGATGCTGAAAAAACCTGAAACAGAGGCAGAGGTGGAGCTGAGGATCCTGGACTAG
- a CDS encoding DUF835 domain-containing protein: protein MPADILGAVAGVIALLISLVFTISAYLYYQRLTTPASKGLAFRILLSSLFSVAGSLGVIIDSLSPKPLWWIMASMFLTSYLIIMTAALHYLKLSVQLFGREASQSPFEKKPGKGAVVGGFSISSDDLSKIAPLCKLVNGVVYVGRKQKPVGCSKADKTIWLSRVDAPNATDPAKLHVIMEHIMRFVSEKGGNCLIILDGLEYLLLHNDFKGVMKFLASLKDYVLLSNSLLVVVIDEETLGRREFSVLRREFPELEVEGLLSRAEERALFGALSKETLEAEEEEKPEGDS, encoded by the coding sequence GTGCCTGCTGATATCCTTGGCGCTGTTGCTGGTGTGATTGCACTTTTGATCTCGCTTGTATTTACCATCTCTGCATATTTATACTACCAGCGTCTAACCACCCCTGCCTCCAAGGGGTTGGCTTTCAGGATACTGCTCTCCAGTCTTTTCTCCGTGGCCGGGAGCTTGGGCGTGATCATAGACTCGCTGTCCCCAAAGCCGCTCTGGTGGATAATGGCCTCCATGTTCCTCACGTCTTATCTCATTATAATGACTGCCGCCCTCCACTATCTCAAACTTTCGGTTCAGCTGTTCGGAAGGGAAGCGTCTCAATCTCCCTTCGAGAAAAAACCTGGAAAGGGGGCCGTTGTGGGTGGTTTCAGCATAAGCTCAGACGATTTATCCAAAATAGCCCCCCTATGTAAGCTTGTAAACGGTGTTGTCTATGTGGGCAGAAAACAAAAACCAGTGGGATGCAGTAAAGCGGATAAGACGATCTGGCTCAGCCGGGTGGACGCGCCTAACGCAACTGATCCAGCCAAACTTCACGTGATCATGGAGCATATCATGCGCTTTGTCTCCGAGAAAGGTGGCAACTGCCTCATAATCTTGGACGGACTCGAGTACCTCCTCCTTCACAACGACTTCAAGGGCGTCATGAAGTTCCTCGCCTCCCTCAAGGATTACGTGCTTCTCTCAAACTCACTCCTTGTGGTCGTTATCGACGAAGAGACTCTGGGCAGAAGGGAGTTTTCAGTCCTTAGACGGGAGTTTCCCGAGCTTGAAGTTGAGGGTCTTTTAAGCAGGGCGGAGGAGAGGGCCCTATTCGGCGCTCTCAGCAAGGAGACTCTGGAAGCGGAGGAAGAAGAGAAGCCTGAAGGGGATTCCTAG
- a CDS encoding pyruvate/oxaloacetate carboxyltransferase, translating to MARVDIIDTTFRDAHQSLIATRLQTEDMLAIAEKMDRIGFYSMEVWGGATFDVAIRYLNEDPWERLRLLREHISNTKLQMLLRGQNIVGYKHYPDDVVEKFVELAHKNGVDIFRVFDALNDVRNMEVAIRKAKEVGAEVQGAIAYTTGKVFTLEYYMKKVEELLKLDVDVITIKDMAGLLTPWKAYELVSEIKETYGVPVDVHTHSTTGMAVATYMKAVEAGADFIDTAISPLAFGTAQPGIQTIWHALPEAVGSHLDRELIHGVSRYLRKLLEEKYWGLLHKEALMVNPYVLKYQVPGGMYSNLISQLKEMKALDRLQEVLEEIPRVREDLGWPPLVTPTSQIVGTQAVLNVLFGRYERITQEVKNYIKGLYGRPPAEINPELKKKVLGDDEPITVRPGELLEPMLEKCREELEKLGIEKEEDILTYCLFPQVAKEFFEARKAGRKGPKMPPGAQKFKLYVNGVEFEVGLEGVDLSALNYLPQIASAGAAAPTAQVVSTPSAPAAPVSVPSAPTAPTLTPVASAAPATPSPAPATTGEGVVTAPMPGKILRILVKEGEQVKTGQGLLILEAMKMENEIPAPKDGTIKKILVKEGDTVNTGDPLIEIG from the coding sequence ATGGCAAGGGTTGACATCATAGACACGACCTTTAGGGACGCTCATCAGTCCCTTATAGCGACTCGCCTTCAAACGGAGGACATGCTCGCGATAGCGGAGAAGATGGACAGGATAGGCTTCTATTCCATGGAGGTCTGGGGAGGGGCCACCTTCGACGTGGCTATACGATACCTCAACGAAGATCCCTGGGAGAGGCTTCGCCTCCTTAGAGAGCACATAAGCAATACCAAGCTCCAAATGCTCCTCCGCGGCCAGAACATCGTCGGATACAAGCACTATCCAGATGACGTCGTCGAGAAGTTCGTCGAGCTGGCCCACAAGAACGGGGTAGACATCTTCCGCGTCTTCGATGCCCTAAACGACGTCAGGAACATGGAGGTTGCCATAAGGAAGGCCAAGGAAGTCGGGGCTGAGGTTCAGGGGGCGATAGCATACACGACCGGGAAGGTGTTCACACTCGAATACTACATGAAAAAAGTAGAGGAGCTTCTCAAGCTGGACGTCGACGTCATAACCATTAAGGACATGGCAGGCCTCTTAACACCATGGAAGGCCTACGAACTGGTCAGCGAGATAAAGGAGACCTACGGCGTTCCCGTCGATGTTCACACCCACTCCACGACGGGAATGGCGGTTGCGACGTACATGAAGGCCGTGGAAGCCGGGGCCGACTTCATAGACACTGCCATAAGTCCGCTCGCCTTCGGAACGGCCCAGCCGGGCATACAGACCATATGGCACGCCCTTCCGGAGGCCGTTGGAAGTCACCTAGACCGCGAGCTGATTCACGGGGTATCACGCTATCTTAGGAAACTGCTTGAGGAGAAATACTGGGGATTGCTCCACAAGGAGGCCCTTATGGTAAACCCCTATGTCCTCAAGTACCAGGTTCCCGGAGGAATGTACTCCAACCTCATAAGCCAGCTTAAGGAGATGAAGGCTCTGGACAGGCTCCAGGAGGTTCTCGAGGAGATACCGCGCGTTAGGGAAGACCTCGGCTGGCCACCGCTGGTAACGCCAACGAGCCAAATAGTAGGGACACAGGCTGTCCTCAACGTCCTGTTCGGAAGGTACGAGAGGATAACGCAGGAGGTCAAGAACTACATCAAGGGGCTCTACGGCAGGCCGCCGGCGGAGATAAACCCGGAACTCAAGAAGAAGGTTCTGGGAGACGATGAGCCGATAACGGTAAGGCCGGGAGAGCTCCTCGAACCGATGCTGGAGAAATGCAGGGAGGAGCTTGAGAAGCTGGGAATTGAGAAGGAAGAGGACATCCTAACCTACTGCCTCTTCCCACAGGTGGCGAAAGAGTTCTTCGAGGCGAGAAAGGCAGGAAGGAAAGGACCGAAGATGCCGCCGGGTGCTCAAAAATTCAAGCTCTACGTGAACGGCGTTGAATTCGAGGTCGGACTTGAAGGAGTTGACCTGAGCGCGCTGAATTACCTGCCCCAGATAGCGAGCGCTGGAGCAGCAGCCCCGACAGCACAAGTGGTTTCTACCCCAAGTGCCCCAGCGGCCCCGGTTTCGGTTCCGAGTGCTCCAACTGCACCCACTCTGACTCCTGTTGCTTCTGCTGCACCGGCTACTCCTTCACCAGCTCCAGCCACCACTGGCGAGGGAGTTGTTACTGCTCCAATGCCCGGAAAAATCCTCAGAATACTAGTCAAAGAAGGCGAGCAGGTCAAAACAGGCCAAGGACTACTCATTCTCGAAGCAATGAAAATGGAAAACGAAATCCCAGCACCAAAAGACGGCACAATAAAGAAAATCCTAGTAAAAGAAGGCGACACCGTAAACACCGGCGACCCACTAATAGAAATCGGGTAG
- a CDS encoding HemK2/MTQ2 family protein methyltransferase, translated as MFLEYQGLRIKLHPQVYEPAEDTFLLAENLEIKEGDIALDVGTGTGIIALLMARKARYVLGVDINPMAVELARENAELNSVTNVEFRLSDLFENISGKFDVITFNAPYLPGEPEEPIDLALVGGKTGREVLDRFIEEVPNYLKPSGVVQIVQSSITGIEETLKRLEEVDLLGKVVARRHVFFEDIVIINAKKME; from the coding sequence ATGTTCCTCGAATATCAAGGCCTCAGAATAAAGCTCCATCCCCAGGTCTACGAACCTGCAGAGGACACCTTTCTCCTCGCCGAGAACCTTGAGATCAAGGAAGGTGACATCGCCCTGGATGTGGGCACTGGGACTGGAATAATAGCCCTTTTGATGGCCAGAAAGGCCCGCTACGTTCTCGGTGTTGACATAAACCCCATGGCCGTTGAGCTGGCAAGGGAAAACGCAGAGCTGAACAGCGTAACCAACGTCGAATTTAGACTCAGCGACCTCTTTGAGAATATCTCTGGTAAATTTGACGTTATAACCTTCAACGCCCCTTACCTCCCCGGCGAACCAGAAGAGCCGATAGACCTCGCCCTTGTGGGTGGGAAAACTGGTAGGGAAGTACTCGACAGGTTCATAGAAGAGGTTCCCAACTATCTAAAACCAAGCGGAGTCGTCCAGATAGTTCAGAGCTCGATAACTGGGATTGAGGAGACCCTCAAACGGCTCGAAGAGGTTGATCTTTTGGGGAAAGTCGTCGCCAGAAGGCACGTATTCTTCGAGGATATCGTGATTATAAACGCAAAGAAAATGGAATAA
- a CDS encoding 30S ribosomal protein S27ae — protein sequence MAKGKGGKKKTSQKWKLYEVQGGKVKRKNRFCPRCGPGVFMADHGDRWSCGRCGYTEWKKK from the coding sequence ATGGCCAAGGGTAAGGGTGGAAAGAAGAAGACCAGCCAGAAGTGGAAGCTCTACGAGGTTCAGGGTGGCAAGGTCAAGAGGAAGAACAGGTTCTGCCCGCGCTGTGGTCCGGGTGTCTTCATGGCCGACCACGGCGACCGCTGGAGCTGCGGAAGGTGCGGCTACACCGAGTGGAAGAAGAAGTGA
- a CDS encoding 30S ribosomal protein S24e, with protein MEIKVTEIKENKLLGRKEIHFDVLHEGEPTPSREAVKGKLAAMLDLDPNTMVVQYIRSYFGSSVSKGYAKAYETRERMLYIEPEYILLRDGLIQKEEE; from the coding sequence ATGGAGATTAAGGTTACCGAGATTAAGGAGAACAAGCTCCTCGGGAGGAAGGAGATACACTTCGACGTCCTCCATGAGGGTGAGCCTACCCCGAGCAGGGAAGCGGTGAAGGGTAAGCTCGCGGCCATGCTCGACCTAGACCCGAACACGATGGTAGTTCAGTACATCAGGAGCTACTTCGGAAGCAGCGTTTCGAAGGGCTACGCAAAGGCCTACGAGACCAGAGAGAGGATGCTCTACATAGAGCCGGAGTACATCCTCCTTCGCGACGGGCTCATTCAGAAAGAGGAGGAGTGA